In Serratia marcescens subsp. marcescens ATCC 13880, a single genomic region encodes these proteins:
- a CDS encoding energy transducer TonB: MSRLPLLPLSLALAGCVPMQPDGCEKASAVNDCVYAWRAGSDVPTAKQPPNLGCDGQVFYERPHYSASAKAEKREGEVSATFDVDDKGKARNIVLTGTPEFYRDTKSAIARSCWTPGRVHETALFTFKLSGDADANR; this comes from the coding sequence ATGTCACGACTCCCCCTCCTCCCGCTGAGCCTGGCACTTGCCGGCTGCGTGCCAATGCAGCCTGATGGCTGTGAAAAAGCCAGTGCGGTGAATGATTGCGTTTATGCCTGGCGTGCAGGCAGCGATGTTCCAACGGCAAAGCAACCGCCTAACCTGGGATGCGACGGACAAGTTTTTTATGAGCGGCCACACTATTCCGCCTCTGCGAAGGCAGAAAAACGCGAAGGCGAAGTGAGCGCAACGTTTGATGTTGATGATAAGGGTAAAGCCAGAAATATCGTGCTGACGGGCACCCCAGAGTTCTATCGCGACACCAAAAGCGCCATCGCACGCAGCTGCTGGACACCGGGCCGTGTTCATGAAACGGCGTTGTTTACTTTTAAACTCTCTGGTGATGCAGATGCCAACCGATAA
- a CDS encoding phospholipase D family protein has product MIKIVVYLIIAVTIAIIAARVIFRLPDISQRSPQAALPADPTALLPARAAEQMAAHPGLSGVVPLVSGHDAFASRLALARMAERSIDAQYYIWHNDTSGQILLKTLYDAAQRGVRVRLLLDDNGVAMDETLAALNAQENVEIRLFNPSTVRTPKLAGYAFDFMRMNRRMHNKSYIVDGAVAIIGGRNIGDEYFQVGDENYFLDLDVLSVGNVVAETAEVFDRYWNSASVFGVEQIIRGKGNLSAFLTQATATESSDRARKLAVQLETSAVRFRDGAVQPEFTQVELVADDPAKGLGRASRDRLMVTQLSKIIGGVNQQLDLVSAYFVPGREGASFFESLAKQGKSIRVLTNAMNTTDVLVVHAGYAKYRRELLQAGVELFELKLRAGQPTGRKELKPLGLSGAALHAKTFAIDDKRVFIGSFNFDPRSAHLNCEMGFLIDSPTLAADTRQLFDGPLEYAAYRPTLTPKGKMVWNEAFEDGHTEVHQQEPGAGWVKRIVLTVAGWLPIEWML; this is encoded by the coding sequence GTGATAAAAATTGTCGTGTATCTGATTATCGCCGTGACGATCGCCATTATTGCGGCAAGAGTCATCTTTCGTTTGCCGGATATTTCGCAGCGTTCGCCGCAGGCGGCGTTGCCGGCGGATCCTACCGCGCTATTGCCGGCGCGGGCCGCCGAACAGATGGCGGCACATCCCGGCCTGAGCGGCGTGGTGCCGCTGGTCAGCGGCCACGATGCGTTCGCCAGCCGCCTGGCGCTGGCGCGGATGGCGGAAAGGTCTATCGATGCCCAGTACTATATCTGGCATAACGACACCTCCGGGCAGATCCTGCTGAAAACCTTGTATGACGCCGCCCAGCGCGGCGTGCGCGTGCGGCTGCTCTTGGATGATAACGGCGTCGCCATGGACGAGACCCTGGCGGCGCTGAACGCCCAGGAAAACGTCGAGATCCGTCTGTTCAACCCCTCAACCGTGCGCACGCCGAAGTTGGCCGGCTACGCCTTTGACTTTATGCGCATGAACCGGCGCATGCATAACAAGTCTTATATCGTCGACGGCGCTGTGGCGATCATCGGCGGCCGCAACATCGGCGACGAGTATTTCCAGGTCGGCGACGAAAACTATTTCCTCGATCTCGACGTGTTGAGCGTCGGCAACGTGGTGGCGGAAACCGCCGAGGTCTTCGATCGCTACTGGAACAGCGCTTCGGTGTTTGGCGTTGAGCAAATTATCCGAGGCAAAGGCAATCTTTCTGCTTTCCTGACGCAGGCCACCGCGACCGAAAGCAGCGACCGGGCCCGCAAACTGGCGGTGCAGCTGGAAACCAGTGCGGTGCGTTTTCGCGATGGCGCCGTGCAGCCGGAATTCACTCAGGTCGAGCTGGTGGCCGACGATCCGGCGAAAGGGTTGGGTAGGGCTTCGCGCGATCGTTTGATGGTGACGCAGCTCAGCAAGATCATCGGCGGCGTCAACCAGCAATTGGATCTGGTCTCCGCCTATTTCGTGCCGGGCCGGGAAGGGGCAAGCTTTTTTGAATCGCTTGCCAAACAGGGGAAGTCCATCCGCGTGCTGACCAACGCGATGAACACCACCGACGTGCTGGTGGTGCATGCGGGCTATGCCAAATACCGACGTGAGCTGCTGCAGGCGGGCGTGGAGCTGTTCGAGTTGAAATTGCGCGCCGGCCAACCGACGGGGCGCAAGGAGCTTAAACCGCTAGGGTTGTCCGGCGCGGCGCTGCACGCGAAAACCTTCGCCATCGACGATAAGCGGGTGTTTATCGGTTCGTTCAATTTCGATCCGCGCTCGGCGCACCTGAACTGCGAAATGGGATTCTTGATCGACAGCCCGACGTTGGCGGCCGACACCCGTCAACTGTTTGATGGCCCGCTCGAGTATGCCGCCTATCGGCCGACATTGACGCCCAAGGGCAAAATGGTGTGGAACGAAGCCTTCGAAGACGGCCACACCGAGGTGCATCAACAAGAGCCCGGCGCCGGCTGGGTAAAACGCATCGTTCTCACCGTGGCCGGCTGGCTGCCGATCGAGTGGATGTTGTAA
- a CDS encoding sugar phosphate isomerase/epimerase family protein yields the protein MKLSFCTDSLGHLSFEPMLDRLLELGVRGVEMTTGGWSPAPHLDTEELLANPAKRRQLQQALASRGMEIAALNVSGNPLDPGELGQRHLRQTDNTLELAGLLGVKKIVMMSGLPPASPHDTVPNWITYTVSWPPTVKNCLDYQWNEVAIPYWQALVARAKACGVERFALENFSAMLVWNPETLFRLREAVGPMVGLNLDPSHLIWMGADPIAVARALGPAIHHVHGKDVRLERGVVEVNGLLETKPIDEVAGRAWNYVAVGCGRDLQWWKEFFSVVRMMGYNDWVSLEMEDLTMSVDAGIASSVQALQQTISR from the coding sequence ATGAAACTTTCGTTCTGTACCGACAGCCTGGGCCATTTATCCTTCGAGCCGATGCTGGATCGGCTGCTGGAGCTGGGGGTGCGCGGCGTGGAGATGACCACCGGCGGTTGGTCCCCGGCGCCCCATCTGGATACCGAGGAACTGCTGGCCAACCCCGCCAAACGCCGGCAGCTGCAGCAAGCGCTGGCCAGCCGCGGCATGGAGATCGCCGCGCTCAATGTCTCCGGCAATCCGCTCGATCCGGGCGAGCTGGGGCAGCGCCATCTGCGCCAAACCGACAATACGCTGGAGCTGGCCGGCCTGCTGGGGGTGAAGAAAATCGTCATGATGAGCGGCCTGCCGCCGGCCAGCCCGCATGACACCGTCCCCAACTGGATCACCTATACCGTCAGCTGGCCGCCGACGGTGAAAAACTGTCTGGACTATCAATGGAATGAGGTGGCGATCCCCTATTGGCAGGCGCTGGTCGCCCGAGCCAAAGCGTGCGGCGTTGAGCGCTTTGCGCTGGAAAACTTCAGCGCCATGCTGGTGTGGAACCCGGAAACGCTGTTCCGGCTGCGCGAGGCCGTTGGCCCGATGGTGGGCCTGAACCTCGATCCCAGCCATTTGATCTGGATGGGCGCGGACCCCATCGCGGTGGCCCGCGCCCTTGGCCCCGCGATTCACCACGTACACGGCAAGGACGTGCGCCTGGAGCGCGGTGTCGTCGAAGTTAACGGACTGCTGGAAACCAAACCGATCGACGAGGTGGCCGGCCGGGCCTGGAACTATGTCGCCGTCGGCTGCGGCCGGGATCTGCAGTGGTGGAAGGAATTCTTCTCGGTGGTGCGCATGATGGGTTACAACGACTGGGTGTCGCTGGAAATGGAAGACTTGACCATGTCGGTCGATGCCGGCATCGCCTCTTCCGTTCAGGCGCTGCAGCAGACGATAAGCAGGTAA
- a CDS encoding efflux RND transporter permease subunit, with the protein MSRGRFNLSALAVRERSVTLFLILLITVAGILSFLGLGRAEDPPFTVKQMTIISAWPGATAKEMQDQVAEPLEKRLQELKWYDRTETYTRPGLAFTMLSLLDSTPPAEVQEEFYQARKKLSDEAKNLPAGVSGPMVNDEFSDVTFALFALKAKGEPQRLLVRDAESLRQRLLHVPGVKKVNIIGEQAERIFVSFSHDRLATLGVSAQDIFAALNNQNVLTPAGSIDTRGPQVFIRLDGAFDTLEKIRETPIVVQGRTLKLSDVATVERGYEDPATFMVRNQGEPALLLGIVMREGWNGLELGKALDKEAASINADMPLGMTFVKVTDQSVNISSAVDEFMIKFFVALLVVMVVCFLSMGWRVGVVVAAAVPLTLAVVFVVMEASGKNFDRITLGSLILALGLLVDDAIIAIEMMVVKMEEGYDRIKASAYAWSHTAAPMLAGTLVTAVGFMPNGFAQSTAGEYTSNMFWIVGIALIASWVVAVVFTPYLGVKMLPDIKTVQGGHTAIYNTRGYNRFRQLLARVIARKWWVAASVVAVFTVAVLGMALVKKQFFPTSDRPEVLVDVQMPYGTSIEQTSAAVTKIEDWLKRQKEAKIVTAYIGQGAPRFYLAMAPELPDPSFAKIVILTDSEGSREALKFRLRQAAADGLAPEARVRVTQLVFGPYSPYPVAFRVTGSDPTVLRGIADKVKMVMQASPLMRTVNTDWGSRVPTLHFTLNQDRLQAVGLTSNAVAQQLQFLLSGVPVTAVREDIRSVQVVGRAAGDIRLDPAKIEGFTLIGSAGQRIPLSQVGEVEVRMEDPVLRRRDRMLTITVRGDIAESLQAPDVSTAIFKQLQPIIATLPNGYRVEQAGSIEESGKATQAMVPLFPIMIAMTLLIIILQVRSMSAMVMVFMTAPLGLVGVVPTLLLFNQPFGINALVGLIALSGILMRNTLILIGQIHHNEQEGLEPYHAVIEATVQRSRPVLLTAMAAILAFIPLTHSVFWGTLAYTLIGGTLGGTIITLVFLPAMYAIWFRIKSPTATLPTENHSTSEGLKNV; encoded by the coding sequence ATGAGTCGCGGACGTTTCAATCTTTCCGCGCTCGCCGTCCGCGAGCGCTCCGTTACGCTGTTTCTTATCCTGTTGATCACCGTTGCCGGTATTCTCTCGTTCCTTGGGCTGGGGCGCGCAGAAGACCCGCCTTTTACGGTCAAGCAGATGACCATCATTTCCGCCTGGCCTGGAGCAACGGCTAAGGAAATGCAGGATCAGGTGGCCGAACCGCTGGAGAAGCGTCTCCAGGAGCTCAAGTGGTATGACCGCACAGAGACCTACACGCGTCCCGGTCTGGCTTTTACCATGCTGTCATTGCTGGACAGCACTCCCCCCGCAGAGGTCCAGGAAGAGTTCTATCAGGCGCGCAAAAAACTCAGCGACGAGGCTAAAAATTTGCCGGCAGGGGTGTCTGGACCGATGGTCAACGATGAGTTTTCGGATGTTACGTTTGCGCTCTTTGCGCTGAAGGCAAAAGGAGAGCCACAGCGGCTACTGGTGCGCGATGCCGAGTCATTACGCCAGCGCTTATTACATGTTCCCGGGGTAAAAAAGGTCAATATTATCGGTGAGCAGGCCGAGCGGATATTTGTCTCATTTTCCCATGACCGTCTGGCAACCCTGGGGGTCTCTGCCCAGGATATCTTTGCAGCCCTGAACAACCAGAACGTGCTGACACCTGCGGGCTCGATAGATACCCGTGGTCCGCAGGTTTTTATCCGTCTGGATGGGGCTTTTGACACACTGGAAAAAATTCGTGAAACGCCGATTGTGGTGCAAGGGAGGACGCTGAAGCTTTCCGATGTGGCGACGGTCGAGCGTGGCTACGAAGATCCGGCGACCTTTATGGTGCGTAATCAGGGCGAACCTGCACTTCTGCTGGGTATCGTGATGCGTGAGGGCTGGAATGGTCTGGAGCTGGGTAAAGCGCTGGATAAGGAAGCCGCCAGCATCAATGCGGACATGCCACTCGGCATGACATTCGTAAAAGTCACCGATCAGTCAGTTAACATCAGTTCCGCCGTAGATGAGTTCATGATCAAATTTTTCGTCGCGTTGCTGGTCGTGATGGTGGTCTGCTTTCTCAGTATGGGTTGGCGTGTGGGTGTGGTGGTCGCTGCTGCTGTGCCCCTGACGCTGGCTGTCGTCTTTGTGGTCATGGAGGCGTCAGGTAAAAACTTCGACCGTATTACCCTGGGCTCGCTCATCCTGGCCCTGGGGTTGTTGGTGGATGACGCCATCATTGCCATTGAAATGATGGTGGTGAAAATGGAGGAGGGGTACGACCGAATCAAAGCCTCAGCCTATGCATGGAGCCACACTGCTGCGCCGATGCTGGCGGGCACCCTGGTGACGGCCGTTGGCTTTATGCCCAACGGTTTTGCACAATCCACGGCGGGTGAATATACCAGCAATATGTTCTGGATTGTGGGAATTGCATTGATTGCCTCCTGGGTGGTGGCAGTGGTGTTTACCCCTTACCTTGGGGTGAAAATGCTGCCGGATATCAAAACGGTTCAAGGGGGGCACACCGCTATCTACAACACCCGCGGCTACAACCGTTTTCGTCAGTTGCTGGCGCGGGTCATCGCGCGAAAATGGTGGGTCGCGGCTTCTGTCGTCGCGGTATTCACCGTTGCGGTTCTCGGCATGGCGCTGGTGAAAAAACAGTTTTTCCCGACGTCTGACCGGCCAGAGGTCCTTGTGGACGTCCAGATGCCGTATGGCACGTCCATTGAACAGACCAGCGCCGCCGTGACGAAAATTGAGGACTGGCTGAAGCGCCAGAAAGAAGCAAAAATCGTGACGGCTTATATCGGGCAAGGGGCACCACGTTTTTATCTCGCCATGGCACCGGAGCTACCCGATCCCTCTTTTGCGAAAATTGTTATCCTGACGGACAGTGAGGGATCCCGTGAGGCGCTCAAGTTCCGTCTTCGCCAGGCTGCGGCTGATGGACTGGCTCCTGAGGCGCGAGTTCGCGTGACCCAACTGGTGTTTGGCCCCTATTCACCCTATCCGGTTGCCTTCCGTGTGACAGGATCAGATCCGACGGTATTACGAGGCATCGCGGACAAGGTGAAAATGGTGATGCAGGCCAGCCCGCTGATGAGAACGGTCAACACGGATTGGGGCTCACGCGTGCCAACGCTGCATTTCACCCTGAATCAGGACCGCCTGCAGGCAGTGGGGCTGACGTCAAATGCCGTGGCCCAGCAGCTTCAGTTCTTGCTTTCGGGTGTTCCGGTCACCGCGGTGCGCGAAGATATCCGTTCGGTGCAGGTCGTGGGACGCGCTGCCGGCGATATCAGGCTTGATCCGGCGAAAATAGAGGGTTTCACCCTGATCGGTTCTGCCGGGCAGCGTATTCCGTTATCGCAGGTTGGCGAGGTCGAAGTGCGCATGGAAGACCCGGTCCTGCGACGTCGCGACCGTATGCTAACCATTACCGTGCGAGGCGATATCGCCGAATCCCTTCAGGCACCTGATGTCTCCACTGCGATTTTCAAACAACTGCAGCCCATCATCGCAACGCTTCCGAATGGATACCGGGTTGAACAGGCTGGCTCTATTGAGGAGTCAGGGAAAGCGACCCAAGCGATGGTGCCGTTATTCCCTATCATGATAGCCATGACATTGCTGATCATTATCCTTCAGGTGCGTTCGATGTCGGCGATGGTGATGGTCTTTATGACCGCACCGCTGGGGCTGGTCGGTGTAGTGCCAACTTTGCTGCTCTTCAACCAGCCCTTTGGCATCAATGCGCTGGTTGGTTTGATTGCCCTGTCAGGGATCTTGATGCGCAACACGCTGATCCTCATCGGGCAGATTCATCACAACGAGCAGGAAGGGCTTGAACCCTATCATGCGGTCATTGAGGCAACGGTACAGCGCTCCAGGCCTGTACTGCTGACGGCGATGGCGGCCATTCTGGCCTTTATCCCGTTAACCCACTCGGTATTCTGGGGAACCCTGGCCTATACCCTGATAGGCGGGACACTGGGTGGGACCATTATTACGCTGGTGTTCCTGCCTGCTATGTATGCCATCTGGTTCCGGATAAAGAGCCCAACGGCAACCTTGCCAACCGAAAACCATTCCACGTCTGAAGGATTAAAAAATGTCTGA
- a CDS encoding MAPEG family protein yields the protein MNMPTLVLLAFAGWTLLILFGTVGVYRWSRILTGRATVSEWQANKPQGSDGYQRAIAAHRNCIENLPVYTALVVAIAVFQVESTTLNVLSLVLLGARMAQSLVHIGFEQTENVATWRFAFFFTQIVTMFWMGMEIVRSLP from the coding sequence ATGAATATGCCAACCCTGGTGCTGCTGGCGTTTGCCGGCTGGACATTATTGATTCTATTCGGCACCGTCGGCGTTTATCGCTGGTCCAGAATTTTAACCGGCCGCGCCACGGTCAGCGAATGGCAAGCGAACAAACCGCAGGGCAGCGATGGCTACCAGCGCGCCATTGCGGCGCATCGCAACTGCATTGAGAATTTGCCGGTTTATACGGCCCTCGTTGTGGCGATAGCCGTATTTCAGGTGGAAAGCACCACGCTGAATGTCTTGTCTCTGGTCCTGCTCGGCGCGCGCATGGCGCAGAGCCTGGTTCACATCGGTTTCGAGCAGACAGAAAACGTCGCCACCTGGCGCTTCGCTTTCTTTTTCACACAAATCGTCACGATGTTTTGGATGGGGATGGAGATCGTCAGGAGCCTGCCATGA
- a CDS encoding ArsR/SmtB family transcription factor yields the protein MNAKASQDPFLIEGAIEAARLLKAIGNEHRLLVLCLLLKHDEIAVGELQQLVPLSQSALSQHLAKMRNEGLVTYRREAQTLFYRIDDPNVAKVIATLREIYAPK from the coding sequence ATGAATGCAAAAGCTAGCCAAGATCCCTTTCTGATCGAAGGGGCGATTGAAGCCGCCAGGCTGTTGAAAGCGATAGGCAACGAACACCGCTTGCTGGTGCTTTGCCTGCTATTGAAACACGATGAGATTGCCGTGGGGGAGCTACAACAGTTGGTGCCGCTCAGCCAATCGGCGCTGTCGCAGCATCTGGCGAAAATGCGCAATGAAGGTCTGGTAACGTACCGACGCGAAGCGCAAACCCTGTTTTACCGCATCGATGACCCAAACGTGGCGAAAGTGATCGCCACGCTCAGAGAGATTTACGCGCCGAAGTGA
- a CDS encoding thioredoxin family protein — MTITNLAEPHAVTRFLYDADKPEGQRAILYFSASWCRPCQNMQGIVEQLHRHANEIAFGSIDVALAPTLAPAFGIKSVPSLALFEDARLIAIIAGEVPLQRLTQRVAAAFAAVTTSTRSAASRPR, encoded by the coding sequence ATGACGATCACGAACCTGGCGGAGCCCCATGCGGTGACCCGTTTCCTCTATGACGCAGACAAACCCGAGGGGCAGCGGGCCATCCTCTACTTTTCCGCATCCTGGTGCCGCCCCTGCCAGAATATGCAGGGGATCGTTGAACAGCTGCACCGTCACGCCAACGAGATCGCCTTCGGCAGCATTGACGTCGCGCTGGCGCCGACGCTCGCCCCTGCGTTCGGCATCAAATCCGTGCCCTCCCTCGCCCTGTTTGAGGATGCGCGCCTCATCGCAATCATCGCGGGTGAGGTTCCCTTGCAACGGTTGACTCAACGGGTGGCGGCGGCATTCGCCGCCGTTACAACATCCACTCGATCGGCAGCCAGCCGGCCACGGTGA
- a CDS encoding Gfo/Idh/MocA family protein, whose amino-acid sequence MLNGERSIPRPLRWAMIGGGRLSQVGYKHRSGALRDNTAYRLVAGAFDIDAARGREFGVNLGVPAERCYDDYQQLLKQEANREDGVEVVTIATPNGTHYEITRAALNAGLHVICEKPLFFTTAEAREIKALAAEKGLIVGVTYGFSGHPLLMQMRAMIANGDIGEIRMVELQYTHGFNANESADTFEAQKWRVDPKIAGPSFVLGDISTHTFYISQLVMPDMKIASLLCDRQSFIPSRAPLEDNAMVLMHYENGAVGRMWASAINAGAMDSQSIRVVGSRASLQWSDSTPGELRYEIQGRPNQTLHHGMPYLDDSALAEERLGALHTEGLAESWANIYLKFAIAISASQRGDRQTLAALIYPDIDAGLEGVRWIENCVRSADNGATWVNYQ is encoded by the coding sequence ATGTTAAATGGTGAAAGAAGCATCCCTCGCCCGCTGCGTTGGGCGATGATCGGCGGCGGCCGCCTCAGTCAGGTGGGCTACAAGCACCGTTCCGGCGCACTGCGCGACAATACCGCCTATCGGCTGGTTGCCGGCGCTTTTGATATCGACGCGGCGCGCGGGCGTGAGTTTGGCGTCAATCTCGGCGTGCCCGCCGAACGCTGCTATGACGACTATCAGCAGTTGCTGAAACAAGAGGCCAACCGCGAAGATGGCGTTGAGGTGGTGACCATCGCCACCCCTAACGGCACCCACTATGAAATCACGCGCGCCGCGCTGAATGCCGGCCTGCATGTCATTTGCGAAAAACCGCTGTTCTTCACTACGGCGGAGGCGAGAGAAATCAAGGCGCTGGCGGCGGAGAAAGGCCTGATCGTCGGCGTAACCTACGGCTTCTCCGGGCATCCGCTGCTGATGCAGATGCGCGCCATGATCGCGAACGGCGACATCGGCGAAATACGCATGGTCGAATTGCAGTACACCCATGGCTTCAACGCCAACGAAAGCGCGGACACGTTCGAGGCGCAAAAGTGGCGCGTCGATCCGAAAATCGCCGGCCCCTCCTTTGTGCTGGGCGACATTTCCACCCATACCTTCTACATCTCACAGCTGGTCATGCCCGATATGAAAATTGCCTCCCTGCTGTGCGATCGCCAGAGCTTTATCCCTTCCCGCGCCCCGCTGGAAGACAATGCCATGGTGCTGATGCACTACGAAAACGGCGCCGTCGGGCGCATGTGGGCCTCCGCCATCAATGCGGGCGCGATGGACAGCCAAAGCATTCGCGTGGTGGGCTCACGCGCCAGCCTGCAATGGAGCGATTCCACGCCCGGCGAATTGCGCTATGAGATCCAGGGGCGGCCCAACCAAACGCTGCACCACGGCATGCCCTATCTGGACGACAGCGCGCTGGCAGAAGAGCGGCTCGGCGCGCTGCATACCGAAGGGCTAGCCGAATCCTGGGCCAATATTTACCTCAAGTTCGCCATCGCCATCAGCGCCAGTCAGCGCGGCGATCGGCAGACGCTGGCCGCGCTGATCTATCCGGATATCGATGCCGGATTGGAAGGCGTGCGCTGGATTGAAAACTGCGTTCGTTCCGCCGACAACGGCGCCACCTGGGTTAATTACCAATAA
- a CDS encoding substrate-binding domain-containing protein, with amino-acid sequence MKKTRLLLMLACSLFVMTAQAKSYQVGVALANFDLNFVSILRSQMARELAAQQLQGQFVDAKGDVALQVQQVDDLINQGVDAIILNPVDTQGVQPMIAAAKRAAIPLIFVNRKPEVPLSGATAYVGSDSALSGRLQMEALAKKMNYRGNVAILMGALSNEETRERTRAVEAVIAKHKELKVVEKQTAKWQRNEAVDVVSGWLLNGVPIDAIAANNDEMAIGAIMALKQAKKNGVRVAGIDGTPDGLQFIKNGDLAVTIFQDAKAQAIGAVQVTRAMLDHAKTESYNWVPYATVTRENYPQFAQMNQK; translated from the coding sequence ATGAAAAAAACCAGACTGTTGTTGATGTTAGCCTGCTCGCTGTTTGTCATGACCGCTCAGGCCAAGAGCTATCAGGTCGGCGTGGCGTTGGCCAATTTCGATCTCAACTTCGTCTCCATCCTGCGCAGCCAAATGGCGCGTGAACTGGCTGCGCAGCAGCTGCAAGGCCAGTTCGTCGATGCCAAAGGCGATGTCGCCCTGCAGGTGCAGCAGGTAGACGATCTGATTAATCAGGGCGTGGACGCCATTATCCTCAACCCGGTCGATACGCAAGGCGTCCAGCCGATGATAGCGGCCGCCAAACGCGCCGCTATCCCCCTTATCTTCGTCAACCGCAAACCCGAAGTGCCGCTGAGCGGCGCGACGGCCTACGTCGGCTCCGACTCGGCGCTCAGTGGCCGCCTGCAGATGGAGGCCCTAGCCAAAAAAATGAATTACCGCGGCAACGTGGCGATCCTGATGGGCGCCCTCTCCAACGAAGAAACCCGCGAGCGCACCCGCGCGGTGGAAGCGGTGATCGCCAAACACAAAGAGCTGAAAGTGGTAGAGAAACAGACTGCGAAATGGCAACGCAATGAAGCGGTCGACGTGGTTTCCGGCTGGTTGCTGAACGGCGTACCGATCGATGCGATCGCCGCCAACAACGATGAGATGGCCATCGGAGCGATCATGGCGCTGAAGCAGGCCAAAAAGAACGGCGTACGGGTTGCCGGTATCGACGGCACGCCCGACGGCCTGCAATTTATCAAAAACGGCGACCTGGCGGTGACCATTTTCCAGGATGCCAAAGCCCAGGCGATCGGCGCGGTGCAAGTGACCCGAGCGATGTTGGATCACGCCAAAACCGAGTCTTACAACTGGGTGCCTTATGCCACCGTGACGCGAGAAAACTACCCGCAATTTGCGCAGATGAACCAGAAATAA
- a CDS encoding NAD(P)-dependent alcohol dehydrogenase, with the protein MRMMKAAAFIEKGRIELIEKPIPSPGPNDALLKITTTTICGTDIHILKGEYTVPRRLTIGHEPVGIIEKLGSNVKGFQEGQRALAGAICPSFTSYSCQDGFPAQDGSYLPECRCHGYKATAGWRFGNVIDGTQAEYVLVPDAEANLALIPDGLTDEQVLMCPDVMSTGFKGAENANIKIGDTVAIFAQGPIGLCATAGARLQGASLIIAVSSSPEKLMMAGKMGANVLLNYKETDVIDEIFKITAGRGVDASIECLGTQATFNQALRVLKPGGTLSSLGVYSDDIQLPVEAFSYGLGDHTIRTALCPGGKERMRRMMNVIQHGGLDLTPFVTHRFQLENIAEAYHMFSEKRDGVIKLAITP; encoded by the coding sequence ATGCGCATGATGAAAGCCGCCGCCTTTATCGAAAAGGGGCGAATAGAACTCATTGAAAAACCTATTCCTTCCCCTGGCCCCAACGATGCCTTGCTCAAAATAACCACGACGACAATCTGCGGCACGGATATTCATATCCTCAAGGGGGAATACACGGTGCCGCGTAGGTTGACCATTGGCCATGAGCCGGTCGGCATTATTGAAAAGTTGGGAAGCAATGTTAAAGGCTTTCAAGAGGGGCAGCGGGCATTGGCTGGGGCTATTTGCCCCTCTTTTACTTCCTATTCATGTCAGGACGGCTTTCCCGCGCAGGACGGTTCCTATTTACCCGAATGCCGCTGCCATGGCTATAAAGCCACGGCGGGTTGGCGCTTCGGCAACGTTATCGACGGCACTCAGGCTGAATATGTCTTGGTGCCTGATGCGGAAGCTAATCTGGCGCTCATCCCCGACGGTCTGACGGATGAACAGGTGCTGATGTGCCCGGATGTGATGTCTACCGGTTTTAAAGGCGCGGAAAATGCCAACATTAAAATTGGTGACACGGTGGCCATCTTCGCCCAGGGACCGATCGGTTTATGCGCCACTGCGGGCGCTCGCCTGCAGGGCGCCAGCCTGATTATTGCCGTCAGCAGCTCTCCCGAAAAGCTGATGATGGCGGGAAAGATGGGGGCAAACGTCTTGCTGAATTACAAGGAAACCGATGTGATTGATGAAATATTCAAGATTACGGCGGGGCGTGGTGTGGACGCCAGCATCGAGTGTTTGGGGACGCAGGCCACCTTTAATCAGGCGCTGCGTGTCTTAAAACCCGGTGGCACATTGTCCAGCCTTGGCGTCTATAGCGACGATATTCAATTGCCTGTCGAGGCGTTTTCCTATGGGCTGGGCGATCATACGATTCGTACGGCTCTGTGTCCCGGCGGCAAGGAACGGATGCGCAGAATGATGAACGTCATCCAGCATGGCGGTTTGGATCTCACACCGTTCGTGACGCATCGTTTTCAGTTGGAGAATATTGCCGAGGCTTATCATATGTTCTCTGAAAAGCGCGATGGCGTAATTAAGTTGGCGATAACGCCGTAA